The following nucleotide sequence is from Paenibacillus andongensis.
GGCAGCGCTGCTAAATCGTTTTCCTCTTGTATTCCCCAAATTGAACCCCAACGCCGAATAAACCAACGATAAGCATGAAACGCAAGCCAGAAACCGATAAAACTTAATGCGATTCCATAAGCAATCCCTAGATAGATATGCCGCTCGGCATAATGTCCCATTTCATGGGCCATCACGGTCAAAATCTCATCAGGCTGCAGCTTCTTCAGTATCGTATCCCAAAGTACAATACGAGCGTTCCCTCCAATGCCATTCACATAGGCATTAATTGTATGAGTCCGCTCAGACATATTGACTTCATAGACTTGATCCGCAGGGATCTCTGACCGCGCAGCAAGCTGAAGAATTTGTGCCTTTAGCTCTTGATTTTGGAGCGGCCTAAAATCGTGATACAGCGGGTCCAGCACAACGGGCTGGATGAAGGTGACGAACAAAATAAGCGGAATAGATACCAGCCAGAACCAGAGCCACCAGCGGTTAGGACTCCATTTTAGCACCCCTCTGAAAATCCATACGATAACTGTCGTACCCAAGACATTAACCAGAAAATCTTTGCCATAATCACTCCAGAACAAAGCTAGTGTTTCCGTGGACAACCCATAAACCTGGTCGATTTTGAACAGGAAATAATCAATCGGCAGCAAGAGCACGTCCATAAGCAAGGTAAATAAAAGCACAAAAGCAACCATCTGCAAGAAAGAGCCTCGGAACAACTTTTCCACTATATGGCGAAACCTTACTGCAATTCCGAGCAGGGCCAGCAGGACCCCCATCTGTAATGGAGTGCTTAGGAAATAAGTTAGCGACCGTATGCGCGACAAGGACTCTGCCTTCGTAATTTCTTGTGTGGTCATAAACGTATGCGGGTCAGCACTGGTTCCAATAAGTTCAAGCGGGATTTTGAATAATTCCCCTTTTAAGAAATAAACGATTAGGGTTAACGCATACACGCTAAAAGTTACGACCAGAGCTATATAGAAACGCTTCATTTCATACCTCCACGACCAACTTCGTTCAAGTTAATTAATAACCAATCTGGTGTAAAGTCTCTAGACAGGAGCCACACCTGGGTGAAATGACCATTCGGCAGTACCAGATTACGCTTCCGGCCAAGTATATCGGACATCCCAAACAGAAGGGATAGATTACGAATTAGCAGCATGCAGGGATAATCATGAGAGTAATCTTTTAATTTATGCTCCTTACTTTGAATGCGGTCATTAATGACCTGAATAAACGTATCAATTCCTTCGGCGCTGGGCTTAGTCAACTGAGATCGCGACAGCATAAGCCGAGCTTCCTCGGTATCGTAGAACAGATGGGTGACTTCTAACCCTACTTGATGATTTCTGGCATCCTCAAGCAGCGCGTCAGGCTTCTCTTGCTGCTGAACCATACGCAATGGAACCTCATTATTTACATTGTATAAATCTAGAAAAATATCAATTGCGGTTTGTTCCAACGCCTTTTTCTGATCCTCGTGTTTATTCATAAATCTCCCCTATATCCATTGAACGAGTCGTTGCTCCCATTTTACCCTATTCAATGAGCTTATACCTCACGAACAAATACTCATAAATCTAATCATATCTCGGGCAAATGAGCGGTCACCCGTTCTCTAGACTATGCGACAGCCTTGTCATTGTATGTGCATGGGTTCAATCATTATCAATTTGCAGAAATAAATAGTCGGTCACTTTATTTGATTTTTCCATTTTCACATGTTGTAATGAGAAGACAACCCCGATTGGACGTGGGAAATGATGAAATTAACTTGTTGTTTTTTAGTGTTGTTCAGTATCTTTTGTTTGGCAATCGCTATGCCTACATCCCCTGCCCTAGAGCAGGTATTACCTATATCCGTTACTAAAGCACATCTAGATGGTACGGAGCTACCGGTACCGGTGACAATGACAGTGTCAGTACCTACATCTTTGCCAACCATTAAACCCAAGACGAATCATCATTTTCAGTTGCAAAATGTTCCTGCCCTATCGCAGCTGCCTGAGCTGCCGAACGGATGTGAAGCCGTCGTTGCCACGATGCTGTTAAACTGGGCTGGAGTTCCCGTATCCAAAGAGGAAGTCGCGGATGCGCTCCCCTTAGGCGAGTTGCCTTATGTGAATGACGACGGAGCATTAATTGGCAGTAATCCCAAAGATGTATTTGTAGGTAGCCCCTATGAGGTAGGTTATGGTATTTATCATAAGCCGATCGCGGACATGCTGGATCAATGGTTACCCGGTCGCGTGAAGGATTTATCTGGCATAGCCTTTGAAGATTTGCTTACTATTGTTTCCCAAGGAAAACCGGCCATGATCTGGGCAACCGAACATATGGACATACCTTATCTGGAGATGGAATGGCAGGATGAGAAGGGGCAGCTGGTCGAGTGGTAT
It contains:
- a CDS encoding M48 family metallopeptidase, whose amino-acid sequence is MKRFYIALVVTFSVYALTLIVYFLKGELFKIPLELIGTSADPHTFMTTQEITKAESLSRIRSLTYFLSTPLQMGVLLALLGIAVRFRHIVEKLFRGSFLQMVAFVLLFTLLMDVLLLPIDYFLFKIDQVYGLSTETLALFWSDYGKDFLVNVLGTTVIVWIFRGVLKWSPNRWWLWFWLVSIPLILFVTFIQPVVLDPLYHDFRPLQNQELKAQILQLAARSEIPADQVYEVNMSERTHTINAYVNGIGGNARIVLWDTILKKLQPDEILTVMAHEMGHYAERHIYLGIAYGIALSFIGFWLAFHAYRWFIRRWGSIWGIQEENDLAALPILLLIVTLMSFASAPAQNAFSRAIEHRADAYAMKMTGDGSAAIRAFQHIAKENLSPVTQPKLVQWFRGSHPTILERILYFEQFGKR
- a CDS encoding C39 family peptidase — translated: MTVSVPTSLPTIKPKTNHHFQLQNVPALSQLPELPNGCEAVVATMLLNWAGVPVSKEEVADALPLGELPYVNDDGALIGSNPKDVFVGSPYEVGYGIYHKPIADMLDQWLPGRVKDLSGIAFEDLLTIVSQGKPAMIWATEHMDIPYLEMEWQDEKGQLVEWYQPEHALLLTGWDDDYAYMNDPMTGKQESYALSDFKTVWEQMGSQAITLN